A single window of Aphidius gifuensis isolate YNYX2018 linkage group LG1, ASM1490517v1, whole genome shotgun sequence DNA harbors:
- the LOC122851687 gene encoding guanine nucleotide-releasing factor 2 isoform X6, whose protein sequence is MAATPKLEKYAEVEERPSGKARGGKLARRARSFKEDFLEKLSQMRSPGVNSTSTGSGGGVVGTGGGVGSNSTTGNNTIVMRTGSPSLPRVPRDKPPVGDIFDKNPLRDLHIHVRQVQLALLHFRDVVSKKKLEMLPGNGTIVLDTVTTIHTVLKSYLLYENSSTLGSATNQVYQALARLLKLCDDVLLHGNQSSPCPALDADNVSHVIGLVEDAVKNLVSLAHEKISNKQKPAPININNNRTSGYNTELTSQRNSLPDIPLTPRERQILEQTAASSTLVRSSHSTESILRDSSPPPKPPFPERTNLYDETNESSSSTTTPPPPPLPPKKRTRAQQLLDESDILLSSSLDRVSLRSRSPEDSSSLLSASAGSLDSALNHSRDEDEIRAIMGPNDESLNDNMDLSLMATIHGIQVNGTNNGSCWENSETNLPTTMLLGQQTPHETVNPFTGIECKNERLSTQTQESGFVSTHSQRSSSQSYTTASSFTSKRSSQQSSVSFNSQSFSTQQQLFSQQKLVENENSTMIQRMTTSSKSASVISTSMTGNGDPTILDKLVNEIDENTDSNGLPPALPEKRSKRKKERHPSQYDNVPENEHLSTCSLHSNSADSPDASRPPPLPLKKRHIMAYMEMFGNCSHSNNDFISGIGTRHSVAAYNSMQAEWQQHEMALTTTQSCSSMVHTMTSLREGTGMSINMSPLIKDALNRSSLPPALPPKRSRSIKCNITPTQILTKPTISMQSINTPDPLITSTPVKEKRDESSIEKNDKTSPVIFNFNNNDNIINNNNDINSNNNNNKNISLEVLPVRPESKISIDENTVELCDTEQDNEILNELEITKYLVVKKPEEDGPDIRGGHPDALLVHATKANKHDFLYQEAFLTTYRTFMSPLGLIQKLHKRHQRFSTSSDVVKQRAAREAFSLLVRVVSDLTMSDLDDILLKTLTSFSQQLVCSGDLTMAKALRVKILEKYAQKQLQSSQPILSSLSISTKQASLLDFKSEQIAEQMTLLDAELFMKIEIPEVLIWAQEQNEERSPNLTRFTEHFNKMSYWARSRILEHRMENEAKEREKYVVKFIKIMKHLRKINNFNSYLALLSALDSAPIRRLEWQKHITEGLKEYCALIDSSSSFRAYRQALAETQSPCIPYIGLVLQDLTFVHIGNSDLLPDGTINFSKRWQQFNIVENMKRFKKGTYSFKKHERIITFFNNFSDFLCEEAMWQISESIKPRGGKKNQSQN, encoded by the exons AAGTCGAGGAGAGACCAAGTGGAAAAGCACGTGGTGGTAAATTAGCCCGTCGTGCTCGTTCATTTAAAGAAGATTTTCTCGAAAAGCTTTCACAAATGAGATCTCCTGGAGTTAATTCAACCAGTActggtagtggtggtggtgttgttggtactggtggtggtgttggaaGTAATAGTACTACAGGAAATAACACAATTGTTATGAGAACTGGATCACCATCTTTACCACGAGTACCAAGAGATAAGCCACCAGTTGgtgatatttttgataaaaatccaTTGAGAGATTTACATATACATGTACGACAAGTTCAACTTGCATTGCTACATTTTCGTGAtgttgtatcaaaaaaaaaactcgaaatGTTACCGGGTAATGGTACCATCGTACTTGACACTGTCACAACTATTCATACAGTTCTTAAATCATATCTTCTCTATGAAAATAG tTCAACACTTGGTTCAGCAACAAATCAAGTTTATCAAGCACTTGCACGTTTATTAAAACTTTGTGATGATGTATTACTTCATGGTAATCAAAGTTCACCATGTCCAGCTTTAGATGCTGATAATGTTAGTCATGTTATTGGACTTGTTGAAGATGCTGTTAAAAATTTGGTATCTCTTgcacatgaaaaaatatcaaataaacaaaaaccagcaccaattaatattaacaataatcg tacATCAGGATATAATACAGAATTAACATCTCAAAGAAATTCTTTGCCTGACATTCCATTGACACCACGAGAACGACAAATACTTGAACAAACAGCTGCAAGTTCAACACTTGTACGTAGCTCACATAGTACAGAATCAATACTTAGAGATTCAAGTCCACCACCAAAGCCACCATTTCCAgaaag aacaaatttatatgatgaaacaaatgaatcatcatcatcaacaacaacaccaccaccaccaccattaccacctaaaaaaagaacaagagCACAACAATTACTTGATGAATCTGATATATTATTGTCATCAAGTTTAGATCGTGTCTCGTTAAGAAGTCGTTCTCCTGAGGATTCATCATCACTATTGAGTGCTTCAGCAGGAAGTTTAGACTCTGCACTTAATCACTCAAGGGACGAAGATGAAATACGTGCAATTATGGGACCAAATGATGAATCTTTAAATGACAATATGGATCTAAGTCTCATGGCAACAATACATG GTATTCAGGTAAATGGTACAAATAATGGCAGTTGTTGGGAAAATTCAGAAACAAATTTACCAACTACAATGTTGTTGGGACAACAGACACCACATGAAACCGTCAATCCTTTTACTG gaattgaatgtaaaaatgaAAGATTATCAACACAAACACAAGAGTCTGGTTTTGTATCAACTCATTCACAACGTAGCTCATCACAAAGTTATACAACTGCATCAAGTTTTACATCAAAAAGATCATCACAACAAAGTAGTGTTAGTTTTAATTCACAATCATTCAGTACACagcaacaattattttcacaacaaaaacttgttgaaaatgaaaattcaacaatgaTTCAAAGAATGACAACAAGTTCTAAAAGTGCAAGTGTTATATCTACCAGTATGACTGGAAATGGTGATCCAACAATTCTCGATAAACTGGTAAAT gaaattgatgaaaatactgATTCAAATGGATTACCACCAGCATTACCAGAAAAAAgatctaaaagaaaaaaagaaagacaTCCATCACAGTATGATAATGTACCAGAAAATGAGCATTTATCAACTTGTAGTTTGCATTCAAATTCAGCTGATAGTCCTGATGCAAGCAGACCACCTCCATTGCCCCTGAAAAAACGACACA taaTGGCGTATATGGAAATGTTTGGAAACTGTTCCCACagtaataatgattttatatcTGGTATTGGCACAAGACACTCAGTTGCAGCATACAATTCAATGCAAGCCGAATGGCAACAGCATGAAATGGCACTTACAACAACACAATCATGCTCATCAATGGTACACACAATGACAAGTTTACGTGAAGGAACTGg taTGTCAATCAACATGAGTCCATTAATAAAGGATGCATTAAATCGTTCTAGTCTACCACCAGCATTACCACCAAAGAGATCAAGatcaataaaatgtaatataaCACCAAcacaaatattaacaaaaccAACAATAAGCATGCAAAGTATCAATACACCAGATCCACTTATAACATCAACACCAGTCAAAGAAAAAAGAGATGAAtcaagtattgaaaaaaatgataaaacatcaccagttatatttaatttcaataataatgataatattattaataataataatgacattaatagtaataataataataataaaaatatatcattagaAGTATTACCAGTTAGACCAGAaagtaaaatatcaattgatgaaaatacagTTGAATTATGTGATACAGAACAAGACAATGAAATTCTAAATGAATtagaaataacaaaatatcttgttgttaaaaaaccaGAAGAAGATGGACCAGATATACGTGGTGGACATCCAGATGCATTATTAGTTCATGCAACTAAAGCAAATAAACATG attttttatatcaagagGCATTTTTGACAACATACAGAACATTTATGTCACCACTTggattaattcaaaaattacataaacgTCATCAACGTTTTTCAACATCATCTGATGTTGTTAAACAACGTGCAGCACGTGAAGCATTTTCATTACTTGTTAGAGTTGTTAGTGATTTAACAATGTCAGATcttgatgatatattattaaaaacattaacatCATTTTCACAACAACTTGTATGTAGTGGTGATTTAACAATGGCAAAAGCATTAAGagttaaaatacttgaaaaatatgcacaaaaacaattacaatcaTCACAaccaatattatcatcattaagtATATCAACAAAACAAGCATCATTGCTAGATTTTAAAAGTGAACAAATTGCTGAACAAATGACACTATTAGATGctgaattatttatgaaaattgaaataccaGAAGTATTAATATGGGCACAAGAACAAAATGAAGAAAGAAGTCCAAATTTAACTAGATTTACtgaacattttaataaaatgtcataCTGGGCAAGATCAAGAATACTTGAACATCGTATGGAAAATGAAGCTAAAGAACGTGAAAAAtatgttgttaaatttattaaaataatgaaacatttaagaaaaattaataattttaatagttatCTTGCTTTATTATCAGCATTAGATAGTGCACCAATTAGAAGATTAGAATGGCAAAAACATATTACAGAAGGTCTCAAAGAATATTGTGCACTTATTGATAGTTCAAGTAGTTTTAGAGCATACAGACAAGCACTTGCTGAGACTCAATCACCTTGTATTCCTTACAT aggTTTAGTTCTTCAAGATTTGACTTTTGTTCATATTGGAAATAGTGATTTATTACCAGATggtacaattaatttttcaaaaagatggcaacaatttaatatcgttgaaaatatgaaaagatttaaaaaagg cacgtattcatttaaaaaacatgaaagAATAATAACTTTCTTCAACAACTTTAGTGATTTTTTGTGTGAAGAAGCTATGTGGCAAATATCAGAAAGCATTAAACCAcgtggtggaaaaaaaaatcaatcacaaaattaa
- the LOC122851687 gene encoding guanine nucleotide-releasing factor 2 isoform X7: MAATPKLEKYAEVEERPSGKARGGKLARRARSFKEDFLEKLSQMRSPGVNSTSTGSGGGVVGTGGGVGSNSTTGNNTIVMRTGSPSLPRVPRDKPPVGDIFDKNPLRDLHIHVRQVQLALLHFRDVVSKKKLEMLPGNGTIVLDTVTTIHTVLKSYLLYENSSTLGSATNQVYQALARLLKLCDDVLLHGNQSSPCPALDADNVSHVIGLVEDAVKNLVSLAHEKISNKQKPAPININNNRTSGYNTELTSQRNSLPDIPLTPRERQILEQTAASSTLVRSSHSTESILRDSSPPPKPPFPERTNLYDETNESSSSTTTPPPPPLPPKKRTRAQQLLDESDILLSSSLDRVSLRSRSPEDSSSLLSASAGSLDSALNHSRDEDEIRAIMGPNDESLNDNMDLSLMATIHGIQVNGTNNGSCWENSETNLPTTMLLGQQTPHETVNPFTGIECKNERLSTQTQESGFVSTHSQRSSSQSYTTASSFTSKRSSQQSSVSFNSQSFSTQQQLFSQQKLVENENSTMIQRMTTSSKSASVISTSMTGNGDPTILDKLEIDENTDSNGLPPALPEKRSKRKKERHPSQYDNVPENEHLSTCSLHSNSADSPDASRPPPLPLKKRHIMAYMEMFGNCSHSNNDFISGIGTRHSVAAYNSMQAEWQQHEMALTTTQSCSSMVHTMTSLREGTGMSINMSPLIKDALNRSSLPPALPPKRSRSIKCNITPTQILTKPTISMQSINTPDPLITSTPVKEKRDESSIEKNDKTSPVIFNFNNNDNIINNNNDINSNNNNNKNISLEVLPVRPESKISIDENTVELCDTEQDNEILNELEITKYLVVKKPEEDGPDIRGGHPDALLVHATKANKHDFLYQEAFLTTYRTFMSPLGLIQKLHKRHQRFSTSSDVVKQRAAREAFSLLVRVVSDLTMSDLDDILLKTLTSFSQQLVCSGDLTMAKALRVKILEKYAQKQLQSSQPILSSLSISTKQASLLDFKSEQIAEQMTLLDAELFMKIEIPEVLIWAQEQNEERSPNLTRFTEHFNKMSYWARSRILEHRMENEAKEREKYVVKFIKIMKHLRKINNFNSYLALLSALDSAPIRRLEWQKHITEGLKEYCALIDSSSSFRAYRQALAETQSPCIPYIGLVLQDLTFVHIGNSDLLPDGTINFSKRWQQFNIVENMKRFKKGTYSFKKHERIITFFNNFSDFLCEEAMWQISESIKPRGGKKNQSQN, encoded by the exons AAGTCGAGGAGAGACCAAGTGGAAAAGCACGTGGTGGTAAATTAGCCCGTCGTGCTCGTTCATTTAAAGAAGATTTTCTCGAAAAGCTTTCACAAATGAGATCTCCTGGAGTTAATTCAACCAGTActggtagtggtggtggtgttgttggtactggtggtggtgttggaaGTAATAGTACTACAGGAAATAACACAATTGTTATGAGAACTGGATCACCATCTTTACCACGAGTACCAAGAGATAAGCCACCAGTTGgtgatatttttgataaaaatccaTTGAGAGATTTACATATACATGTACGACAAGTTCAACTTGCATTGCTACATTTTCGTGAtgttgtatcaaaaaaaaaactcgaaatGTTACCGGGTAATGGTACCATCGTACTTGACACTGTCACAACTATTCATACAGTTCTTAAATCATATCTTCTCTATGAAAATAG tTCAACACTTGGTTCAGCAACAAATCAAGTTTATCAAGCACTTGCACGTTTATTAAAACTTTGTGATGATGTATTACTTCATGGTAATCAAAGTTCACCATGTCCAGCTTTAGATGCTGATAATGTTAGTCATGTTATTGGACTTGTTGAAGATGCTGTTAAAAATTTGGTATCTCTTgcacatgaaaaaatatcaaataaacaaaaaccagcaccaattaatattaacaataatcg tacATCAGGATATAATACAGAATTAACATCTCAAAGAAATTCTTTGCCTGACATTCCATTGACACCACGAGAACGACAAATACTTGAACAAACAGCTGCAAGTTCAACACTTGTACGTAGCTCACATAGTACAGAATCAATACTTAGAGATTCAAGTCCACCACCAAAGCCACCATTTCCAgaaag aacaaatttatatgatgaaacaaatgaatcatcatcatcaacaacaacaccaccaccaccaccattaccacctaaaaaaagaacaagagCACAACAATTACTTGATGAATCTGATATATTATTGTCATCAAGTTTAGATCGTGTCTCGTTAAGAAGTCGTTCTCCTGAGGATTCATCATCACTATTGAGTGCTTCAGCAGGAAGTTTAGACTCTGCACTTAATCACTCAAGGGACGAAGATGAAATACGTGCAATTATGGGACCAAATGATGAATCTTTAAATGACAATATGGATCTAAGTCTCATGGCAACAATACATG GTATTCAGGTAAATGGTACAAATAATGGCAGTTGTTGGGAAAATTCAGAAACAAATTTACCAACTACAATGTTGTTGGGACAACAGACACCACATGAAACCGTCAATCCTTTTACTG gaattgaatgtaaaaatgaAAGATTATCAACACAAACACAAGAGTCTGGTTTTGTATCAACTCATTCACAACGTAGCTCATCACAAAGTTATACAACTGCATCAAGTTTTACATCAAAAAGATCATCACAACAAAGTAGTGTTAGTTTTAATTCACAATCATTCAGTACACagcaacaattattttcacaacaaaaacttgttgaaaatgaaaattcaacaatgaTTCAAAGAATGACAACAAGTTCTAAAAGTGCAAGTGTTATATCTACCAGTATGACTGGAAATGGTGATCCAACAATTCTCGATAAACTG gaaattgatgaaaatactgATTCAAATGGATTACCACCAGCATTACCAGAAAAAAgatctaaaagaaaaaaagaaagacaTCCATCACAGTATGATAATGTACCAGAAAATGAGCATTTATCAACTTGTAGTTTGCATTCAAATTCAGCTGATAGTCCTGATGCAAGCAGACCACCTCCATTGCCCCTGAAAAAACGACACA taaTGGCGTATATGGAAATGTTTGGAAACTGTTCCCACagtaataatgattttatatcTGGTATTGGCACAAGACACTCAGTTGCAGCATACAATTCAATGCAAGCCGAATGGCAACAGCATGAAATGGCACTTACAACAACACAATCATGCTCATCAATGGTACACACAATGACAAGTTTACGTGAAGGAACTGg taTGTCAATCAACATGAGTCCATTAATAAAGGATGCATTAAATCGTTCTAGTCTACCACCAGCATTACCACCAAAGAGATCAAGatcaataaaatgtaatataaCACCAAcacaaatattaacaaaaccAACAATAAGCATGCAAAGTATCAATACACCAGATCCACTTATAACATCAACACCAGTCAAAGAAAAAAGAGATGAAtcaagtattgaaaaaaatgataaaacatcaccagttatatttaatttcaataataatgataatattattaataataataatgacattaatagtaataataataataataaaaatatatcattagaAGTATTACCAGTTAGACCAGAaagtaaaatatcaattgatgaaaatacagTTGAATTATGTGATACAGAACAAGACAATGAAATTCTAAATGAATtagaaataacaaaatatcttgttgttaaaaaaccaGAAGAAGATGGACCAGATATACGTGGTGGACATCCAGATGCATTATTAGTTCATGCAACTAAAGCAAATAAACATG attttttatatcaagagGCATTTTTGACAACATACAGAACATTTATGTCACCACTTggattaattcaaaaattacataaacgTCATCAACGTTTTTCAACATCATCTGATGTTGTTAAACAACGTGCAGCACGTGAAGCATTTTCATTACTTGTTAGAGTTGTTAGTGATTTAACAATGTCAGATcttgatgatatattattaaaaacattaacatCATTTTCACAACAACTTGTATGTAGTGGTGATTTAACAATGGCAAAAGCATTAAGagttaaaatacttgaaaaatatgcacaaaaacaattacaatcaTCACAaccaatattatcatcattaagtATATCAACAAAACAAGCATCATTGCTAGATTTTAAAAGTGAACAAATTGCTGAACAAATGACACTATTAGATGctgaattatttatgaaaattgaaataccaGAAGTATTAATATGGGCACAAGAACAAAATGAAGAAAGAAGTCCAAATTTAACTAGATTTACtgaacattttaataaaatgtcataCTGGGCAAGATCAAGAATACTTGAACATCGTATGGAAAATGAAGCTAAAGAACGTGAAAAAtatgttgttaaatttattaaaataatgaaacatttaagaaaaattaataattttaatagttatCTTGCTTTATTATCAGCATTAGATAGTGCACCAATTAGAAGATTAGAATGGCAAAAACATATTACAGAAGGTCTCAAAGAATATTGTGCACTTATTGATAGTTCAAGTAGTTTTAGAGCATACAGACAAGCACTTGCTGAGACTCAATCACCTTGTATTCCTTACAT aggTTTAGTTCTTCAAGATTTGACTTTTGTTCATATTGGAAATAGTGATTTATTACCAGATggtacaattaatttttcaaaaagatggcaacaatttaatatcgttgaaaatatgaaaagatttaaaaaagg cacgtattcatttaaaaaacatgaaagAATAATAACTTTCTTCAACAACTTTAGTGATTTTTTGTGTGAAGAAGCTATGTGGCAAATATCAGAAAGCATTAAACCAcgtggtggaaaaaaaaatcaatcacaaaattaa
- the LOC122851687 gene encoding guanine nucleotide-releasing factor 2 isoform X2 has protein sequence MAATPKLEKYAEVEERPSGKARGGKLARRARSFKEDFLEKLSQMRSPGVNSTSTGSGGGVVGTGGGVGSNSTTGNNTIVMRTGSPSLPRVPRDKPPVGDIFDKNPLRDLHIHVRQVQLALLHFRDVVSKKKLEMLPGNGTIVLDTVTTIHTVLKSYLLYENSSTLGSATNQVYQALARLLKLCDDVLLHGNQSSPCPALDADNVSHVIGLVEDAVKNLVSLAHEKISNKQKPAPININNNRTSGYNTELTSQRNSLPDIPLTPRERQILEQTAASSTLVRSSHSTESILRDSSPPPKPPFPERTNLYDETNESSSSTTTPPPPPLPPKKRTRAQQLLDESDILLSSSLDRVSLRSRSPEDSSSLLSASAGSLDSALNHSRDEDEIRAIMGPNDESLNDNMDLSLMATIHGIQVNGTNNGSCWENSETNLPTTMLLGQQTPHETVNPFTGIECKNERLSTQTQESGFVSTHSQRSSSQSYTTASSFTSKRSSQQSSVSFNSQSFSTQQQLFSQQKLVENENSTMIQRMTTSSKSASVISTSMTGNGDPTILDKLEIDENTDSNGLPPALPEKRSKRKKERHPSQYDNVPENEHLSTCSLHSNSADSPDASRPPPLPLKKRHMFQSVAYSVMAYMEMFGNCSHSNNDFISGIGTRHSVAAYNSMQAEWQQHEMALTTTQSCSSMVHTMTSLREGTGMSINMSPLIKDALNRSSLPPALPPKRSRSIKCNITPTQILTKPTISMQSINTPDPLITSTPVKEKRDESSIEKNDKTSPVIFNFNNNDNIINNNNDINSNNNNNKNISLEVLPVRPESKISIDENTVELCDTEQDNEILNELEITKYLVVKKPEEDGPDIRGGHPDALLVHATKANKHDEKETDFLYQEAFLTTYRTFMSPLGLIQKLHKRHQRFSTSSDVVKQRAAREAFSLLVRVVSDLTMSDLDDILLKTLTSFSQQLVCSGDLTMAKALRVKILEKYAQKQLQSSQPILSSLSISTKQASLLDFKSEQIAEQMTLLDAELFMKIEIPEVLIWAQEQNEERSPNLTRFTEHFNKMSYWARSRILEHRMENEAKEREKYVVKFIKIMKHLRKINNFNSYLALLSALDSAPIRRLEWQKHITEGLKEYCALIDSSSSFRAYRQALAETQSPCIPYIGLVLQDLTFVHIGNSDLLPDGTINFSKRWQQFNIVENMKRFKKGTYSFKKHERIITFFNNFSDFLCEEAMWQISESIKPRGGKKNQSQN, from the exons AAGTCGAGGAGAGACCAAGTGGAAAAGCACGTGGTGGTAAATTAGCCCGTCGTGCTCGTTCATTTAAAGAAGATTTTCTCGAAAAGCTTTCACAAATGAGATCTCCTGGAGTTAATTCAACCAGTActggtagtggtggtggtgttgttggtactggtggtggtgttggaaGTAATAGTACTACAGGAAATAACACAATTGTTATGAGAACTGGATCACCATCTTTACCACGAGTACCAAGAGATAAGCCACCAGTTGgtgatatttttgataaaaatccaTTGAGAGATTTACATATACATGTACGACAAGTTCAACTTGCATTGCTACATTTTCGTGAtgttgtatcaaaaaaaaaactcgaaatGTTACCGGGTAATGGTACCATCGTACTTGACACTGTCACAACTATTCATACAGTTCTTAAATCATATCTTCTCTATGAAAATAG tTCAACACTTGGTTCAGCAACAAATCAAGTTTATCAAGCACTTGCACGTTTATTAAAACTTTGTGATGATGTATTACTTCATGGTAATCAAAGTTCACCATGTCCAGCTTTAGATGCTGATAATGTTAGTCATGTTATTGGACTTGTTGAAGATGCTGTTAAAAATTTGGTATCTCTTgcacatgaaaaaatatcaaataaacaaaaaccagcaccaattaatattaacaataatcg tacATCAGGATATAATACAGAATTAACATCTCAAAGAAATTCTTTGCCTGACATTCCATTGACACCACGAGAACGACAAATACTTGAACAAACAGCTGCAAGTTCAACACTTGTACGTAGCTCACATAGTACAGAATCAATACTTAGAGATTCAAGTCCACCACCAAAGCCACCATTTCCAgaaag aacaaatttatatgatgaaacaaatgaatcatcatcatcaacaacaacaccaccaccaccaccattaccacctaaaaaaagaacaagagCACAACAATTACTTGATGAATCTGATATATTATTGTCATCAAGTTTAGATCGTGTCTCGTTAAGAAGTCGTTCTCCTGAGGATTCATCATCACTATTGAGTGCTTCAGCAGGAAGTTTAGACTCTGCACTTAATCACTCAAGGGACGAAGATGAAATACGTGCAATTATGGGACCAAATGATGAATCTTTAAATGACAATATGGATCTAAGTCTCATGGCAACAATACATG GTATTCAGGTAAATGGTACAAATAATGGCAGTTGTTGGGAAAATTCAGAAACAAATTTACCAACTACAATGTTGTTGGGACAACAGACACCACATGAAACCGTCAATCCTTTTACTG gaattgaatgtaaaaatgaAAGATTATCAACACAAACACAAGAGTCTGGTTTTGTATCAACTCATTCACAACGTAGCTCATCACAAAGTTATACAACTGCATCAAGTTTTACATCAAAAAGATCATCACAACAAAGTAGTGTTAGTTTTAATTCACAATCATTCAGTACACagcaacaattattttcacaacaaaaacttgttgaaaatgaaaattcaacaatgaTTCAAAGAATGACAACAAGTTCTAAAAGTGCAAGTGTTATATCTACCAGTATGACTGGAAATGGTGATCCAACAATTCTCGATAAACTG gaaattgatgaaaatactgATTCAAATGGATTACCACCAGCATTACCAGAAAAAAgatctaaaagaaaaaaagaaagacaTCCATCACAGTATGATAATGTACCAGAAAATGAGCATTTATCAACTTGTAGTTTGCATTCAAATTCAGCTGATAGTCCTGATGCAAGCAGACCACCTCCATTGCCCCTGAAAAAACGACACA TGTTCCAATCGGTGGCATATTCCG taaTGGCGTATATGGAAATGTTTGGAAACTGTTCCCACagtaataatgattttatatcTGGTATTGGCACAAGACACTCAGTTGCAGCATACAATTCAATGCAAGCCGAATGGCAACAGCATGAAATGGCACTTACAACAACACAATCATGCTCATCAATGGTACACACAATGACAAGTTTACGTGAAGGAACTGg taTGTCAATCAACATGAGTCCATTAATAAAGGATGCATTAAATCGTTCTAGTCTACCACCAGCATTACCACCAAAGAGATCAAGatcaataaaatgtaatataaCACCAAcacaaatattaacaaaaccAACAATAAGCATGCAAAGTATCAATACACCAGATCCACTTATAACATCAACACCAGTCAAAGAAAAAAGAGATGAAtcaagtattgaaaaaaatgataaaacatcaccagttatatttaatttcaataataatgataatattattaataataataatgacattaatagtaataataataataataaaaatatatcattagaAGTATTACCAGTTAGACCAGAaagtaaaatatcaattgatgaaaatacagTTGAATTATGTGATACAGAACAAGACAATGAAATTCTAAATGAATtagaaataacaaaatatcttgttgttaaaaaaccaGAAGAAGATGGACCAGATATACGTGGTGGACATCCAGATGCATTATTAGTTCATGCAACTAAAGCAAATAAACATG ATGAAAAAGAAACAG attttttatatcaagagGCATTTTTGACAACATACAGAACATTTATGTCACCACTTggattaattcaaaaattacataaacgTCATCAACGTTTTTCAACATCATCTGATGTTGTTAAACAACGTGCAGCACGTGAAGCATTTTCATTACTTGTTAGAGTTGTTAGTGATTTAACAATGTCAGATcttgatgatatattattaaaaacattaacatCATTTTCACAACAACTTGTATGTAGTGGTGATTTAACAATGGCAAAAGCATTAAGagttaaaatacttgaaaaatatgcacaaaaacaattacaatcaTCACAaccaatattatcatcattaagtATATCAACAAAACAAGCATCATTGCTAGATTTTAAAAGTGAACAAATTGCTGAACAAATGACACTATTAGATGctgaattatttatgaaaattgaaataccaGAAGTATTAATATGGGCACAAGAACAAAATGAAGAAAGAAGTCCAAATTTAACTAGATTTACtgaacattttaataaaatgtcataCTGGGCAAGATCAAGAATACTTGAACATCGTATGGAAAATGAAGCTAAAGAACGTGAAAAAtatgttgttaaatttattaaaataatgaaacatttaagaaaaattaataattttaatagttatCTTGCTTTATTATCAGCATTAGATAGTGCACCAATTAGAAGATTAGAATGGCAAAAACATATTACAGAAGGTCTCAAAGAATATTGTGCACTTATTGATAGTTCAAGTAGTTTTAGAGCATACAGACAAGCACTTGCTGAGACTCAATCACCTTGTATTCCTTACAT aggTTTAGTTCTTCAAGATTTGACTTTTGTTCATATTGGAAATAGTGATTTATTACCAGATggtacaattaatttttcaaaaagatggcaacaatttaatatcgttgaaaatatgaaaagatttaaaaaagg cacgtattcatttaaaaaacatgaaagAATAATAACTTTCTTCAACAACTTTAGTGATTTTTTGTGTGAAGAAGCTATGTGGCAAATATCAGAAAGCATTAAACCAcgtggtggaaaaaaaaatcaatcacaaaattaa